The following nucleotide sequence is from Podospora bellae-mahoneyi strain CBS 112042 chromosome 1 map unlocalized CBS112042p_1, whole genome shotgun sequence.
aagccaGTGAAGCGCGGGAGGAAATGGGATGCCGATGGGCTTGCTGATGAAGACGATGGTGTTCAGCTTGACTACTCGGTTCCCACCCTTACCAGTGATAGTGAAGCTGAGCTCGGTGCGAGACCAGGGGCCGTAGAAGAGGTGGACGCGTCGACATGGGGTTCCCAGACCAAGGGGAAGTTTGTCCTGAGAGACTTGGGCGATGAAGTCAACTCGATTCTGGCTGATGCCGATACGAAGAAGAATGTTGCTACCAAGACCGACGCGCCTAGTGGTCTCGTAGGCACTGGTCTCAGTGCTATCGGAGGCTTGTTCAGGAACGTGGTGGGCGGAAAGGTTTTGACAAAGCAAGACCTGGATAAAGCGATGAAGGGAATGGAGGAGCATTTGCTCAAAAAGAACGTTGCGCGCGAGGCGGCGATACGTCTTTgcgagggtgttgagaaAGAACTGGTGGGGGTGAAAACTGGCAGCTTTGAAAGTGCGTTGTGCCAATCCTTCAACCCCATTATGTCAGACCATGCTAACCTCGGTACAGGTATCAACGCAAGGATACAGAAAGCTATGGAGGCTTCCCTGACGAAAATGCTtacaccaacatcatcactcgATCTCTTGAGAGAAATCGACGCGATTACCTCGCCTTCTGCGACATCGCTCCGCAAGGCCCGGCCATACGTCATGTCTATCGTCGGTGTCAACGGCGTAGGCAAGTCGACAAATCTCTCCAAAAtctgcttctttttgttgcaGAACAAGTATAAGGTTCTCATTGCTGCCGGTGACACGTTCCGTTCCGGTGCCGTTGAACAGCTCGCTGTCCACGTGCGCAACCTGAAAGAATTGACTGCCCGTGAAGGTGGCCAAGTTGAGCTGTACCAGAAGGGCTATGGCAAGGATGCCGCTACTGTGGCCAAGGATGCCGTCGCGTATGCGGCACAAGAGGGATTCAACGTGGTTCTCATCGATACCGCGGGACGTAGACACAACGACCAAAGATTGATGAGCTCCCTAGAGAAGTTTGCCAAGTTTGCGCAACCAGACAAGATTTTGATGGTTGGCGAGGTACGTTTCCTTTTCTAGATGTTATTGATCTTATCACAGATGCTGACTCGGTCTATAGGCACTTGTCGGCACAGACTCCGTTGCTCAGGCCCGGAACTTCAATACGGCTTTCGGATCTGGTCGTTCCTTGGACGGGTTCATCATCTCGAAATGCGACACCGTCGGAGACATGGTCGGGACTTTGGTCAGCATCGTACATGCCACCAATGTTCCGGTTCTGTTCGTCGGCGTTGGCCAACACTACTCTGATTTGAGGAACTTCTCAGTCAAGTGGGCTGTTGAGAAGTTGCTGAGTAGTGCATGATTCCAGGTTACCAACAGCCTTGAAGACGTAGTTTAGTTGGATTATCGATACATAGACATTAATTGCTGTAATACTTGACCTTTGATATCTGTGAAAACATGGAAACTGATGCTGATTTTGGGGTAAAAGAAGTCGAAAGCAAATTCTCATTAGGGTTAGGGGTTTCAAGGAGTTGTTGCTACTTGCTCTCTCCAGTGAAAGTCAATTAAAGAGCTGTCACGTGTCCACGCGGCGCCACGCCTTTTGACCCCCGCGACGACCGCG
It contains:
- a CDS encoding uncharacterized protein (EggNog:ENOG503NWSW; COG:U); translation: MLDTFEILTTSGVVLWSRTYAAVSPSVVDNFINDIFIEEKSSVAGAKNGASAAENPPYKHDQHTLRWTFEKELGIIFVAVYRSLLHISWIDKLVDNIRAIFVGLYRDELTKPNTTIVECFTFDQYFDQQLRELEQVGGKSDTRALKSEVLSEDTGDEPPSPPNNRGQQALRGVSPGSSPNVSRPGTPSASHLLVAKAGPGAKLSRRARKMQNTTSAPASSGDEGPARKAKAKPVKRGRKWDADGLADEDDGVQLDYSVPTLTSDSEAELGARPGAVEEVDASTWGSQTKGKFVLRDLGDEVNSILADADTKKNVATKTDAPSGLVGTGLSAIGGLFRNVVGGKVLTKQDLDKAMKGMEEHLLKKNVAREAAIRLCEGVEKELVGVKTGSFESINARIQKAMEASLTKMLTPTSSLDLLREIDAITSPSATSLRKARPYVMSIVGVNGVGKSTNLSKICFFLLQNKYKVLIAAGDTFRSGAVEQLAVHVRNLKELTAREGGQVELYQKGYGKDAATVAKDAVAYAAQEGFNVVLIDTAGRRHNDQRLMSSLEKFAKFAQPDKILMVGEALVGTDSVAQARNFNTAFGSGRSLDGFIISKCDTVGDMVGTLVSIVHATNVPVLFVGVGQHYSDLRNFSVKWAVEKLLSSA